Part of the Streptomyces europaeiscabiei genome is shown below.
CCTGCTGTCCATCGTCGCGTACAACCCGGTCCGCTTCCGGCTGGTGGCGAACGTCAACCCCCACCTGCACCACCCGGTGGTGGCGGAGGCCGAACGCCAGCTGGACCTGGGCGCGGTCGCCGTCAAACTGCACCCGGTGCACGGCGGATTCGACCCGGCCGACAAGGAGCTGTACCCGCTGTACGCGCTCTGCGGCGAGCGGGGCGTCCCGGTCGTCGTGCACTCCGGCACCTCCAGCTTCCCGGGCGCCCGCGCCCGGTTCGGCGATCCACAGCTCCTTCTCGACGCCGTGGAGGACTTCCCCGACGTACAGTTCGTCTTCGCCCACGGCGGGCGGGGCTGGTGGTACGACACCGCGGCGTTCCTGGCGCTCGCCAGGCCCAACGTCTGGCTGGACCTCGCCGGACTGCCGCCGCGCAAACTGCCCGAGTACTACGCCCGGTTCGACCTGCCGAGGCTGGCCACCCGGTGGATCTTCGGCACCGACTGGCCGGGCGTGCCCGGTACCTCCCGCAACGTCGACGCGCTGCGCGCGCTGGGCCTCCCGGCAGATACCGTGCGGGCCGTGCTGTCCGGCAACGCGGCCAAGGTCTTCCCCGACCTCGGGGTCTGACTCAGCGAAAGCAAAACTCCGTGAGGAAATGATGATGTGTCAGAGAGTCGGGGTCATCGGGGCCGGGACCATGGGAGTGGGCATCGCCTATGTCTTCGCCGCGGCGGGTTGCGAGGTCACGCTGGCGGAGCCCGATCCGGCCAGGGCGGACCGGGCGTTGGAGACCGTCCGGGCCCGGGCCGCCCTGGCGCGGGAGCGCGGCAAGCTCGATGCCGCAG
Proteins encoded:
- a CDS encoding amidohydrolase family protein gives rise to the protein MIDGETVVDAHVHAPRLSTIKPAWFEWADTFCGDHPWRDAYDERGDPVPERLDALLETQGVDRALLFCEYSPRATGIQPIEDLLSIVAYNPVRFRLVANVNPHLHHPVVAEAERQLDLGAVAVKLHPVHGGFDPADKELYPLYALCGERGVPVVVHSGTSSFPGARARFGDPQLLLDAVEDFPDVQFVFAHGGRGWWYDTAAFLALARPNVWLDLAGLPPRKLPEYYARFDLPRLATRWIFGTDWPGVPGTSRNVDALRALGLPADTVRAVLSGNAAKVFPDLGV